The stretch of DNA TGCGCCAGTTTCTCAAAACAGTTTCGACACAGGTTTACACTTTGTGAACAATAATATTTCTTACATttgataaaataaatgtaaatatagCAAACATTCTTTATAATCATTTAGCAAATACATATATTTATTACACATCATGTAATACGTTATAATAATACATTCATCTGTTATCGAGGATCCTTGGGACGTGCCTACCCCACAGAAGTTGAAATATAAAATAGTTAATGTAAGGATTAAAGTATTGCTTgtggattaaggttaggatttagggtagggacgtcccaagtgTATCACTGACCCAAAAAGAATCATAGTTTACTTTAAAATGATGTTGTACGTCTGCCCTCTTGTGGGGATATTGTGTATTACACGTACTGTGATATCCCCTTTGATATCAAGCAAGGCCAGATTAAATGTGACATTGATCTTGACTAGTAAACCTTCCAGTTACAATATCAGTAGCACCACCACCAGAGAGATTAATAATTCCTCCTTTATATCCTACCAGCTTCCCTTTCATATCCACACACTCAAAGGATCCTCCTTTATACCTCTCACCCCCCAATAAAATGCTTATGCTGGTGTAAAATCTCTAGCTTTAAACAATTTAAGCCACCAGTGAGGCTGGAAGACTAGGCAGAACATCAGCAAAGACTGGGCCCTAGATAAAATAAACCCTGTATCATTTGATTCAAGGCAATCAAGCTACAGTCATTGGCTACCGATTCATACAGTAAACTATGATAGGAAGACATCCACATCCACTCCAGTGAACATAGAACATTTCATCCAACATTTCACGACAACAAAGAAGTTGGCGACCAGAACAGACTACCTTCATACATAACTCAACTCCCTGTGCTACTCTTCTCCTGCTCTAGCAGTGTCCCACTTTCAGCTACTGGGAGATggagctcctcctcttcctctgtgcgTTCATCCATCCCCTCAGGACACGTGGTCTCATCAAGATGATCATCACAACAACTCTGGATTCTTTGGACTTCTGGCAACGGTTGGCTGTCCTGAACTGGAACAGGAAGATCCTCGATGGAGAGATGTGCTGGTGATGCTATGTCAATCATCATGTTGTCCTCTTTTCCAGTGACTGTGAAGCCCACTGTTggctgtctcctgtttctcttgtGAATCGCCATTAACCCGAGCACACAAATGATTAACAGAATAATTATTCCTATCACTGGTACCCTACTCCTTTCACTATTAGTCATTGCAGGCTCCAATTGCTTTtctagagaaagacagaaagatagaAAATAGTAGTGTTAGTGCAGCAAAGATAAAGGAAATTACAACAATATTATACCGAAGCAATAAGGCCTAAGGGGGTGTGGTTTTAggctgatataccacggctgtcagccaatcagcattcagggctcgaaccacccagtttataatctcaACTAGCGCAGACAACAATACAAAACAGCAAGACTGTCATGACTAAATACTATTCTCTTGAAATAttacactaacactacatctactactatgaTAATAATAAGACAAAGAATGTCTATACGTTAAAAAGTGAATATTAAATACAATACTTAAGTGAGAGAAGAATTCAATAGACATCCCACCTTTAACAGTGAGAGTGACTCCATGTGGATATCCTGGCTTACTATCCCGGTTGAAGAAGCACAGGTAGGTCCCCTGGTCAGACGAGCGTACACCGGTGAAGGTGAGGGACAGGTCACCCTCTCCGTAACCATCCCTGGTCACTGATGTCCTGTCATTGAATCCAGGGCCAAAGGTAGTATTGGTCGGGTCAATCTTCAGCACAGTCTGTCCTTCTTTCTCCCACTGGACATAAATCTCACCATCGGTTGCCTGCTTATTGGTTGAGCCATAGCAGTGAAGTGTGACATTATCTCCGACGTGAGCTGATATTTCTGTCGGGACTGTTagatgaggagggagaagagggtgggCCTTGAATGGTGTGCCATTGTGAAAGGAATTGAATTAGATATAGGTCTACATGGAATGTATGACAATTAAAGTGAATGGGGAAGGTgctgggggttaaggttagagagaAGGTGCTGGGGGTTAAGGTCAGAGAGAAGGTgctgggggttaaggttagagagaAGGTgctgggggttaaggttagagagaAGGTgctgggggttaaggttagagagaAGGTgctgggggttaaggttagagagaAGGTGCTGGGGGTTAAGGTCAGAGAGAAGGTGCTTGGGGGTTAAAGTGAAGGGGAAGGTgctgggggttaaggttagagagaAGGTgctgggggttaaggttagagagaAGGTgctgggggttaaggttagagagaAGGTgctgggggttaaggttagagagaAGGTgctgggggttaaggttagagagaAGGTGCTGGGGGTTAAGGTCAGAGAGAAGGTGCTGGGGGTTAAGGAAGAGAAGGTGCtggggggttaaggttagagagaAGGTGCTGGGGGTTTAAGGTCAGAGAGAAGGTGCTGGGGGTTAAAGTGAAGGGGGAAGGTGCtggggggttaaggttagagagaAGGTGCTGGGGAGTTAAGGTTAGAGAGAAGGTgctgggggttaaggttagagagaAGGTgctgggggttaaggttagagagaAGGTgctgggggttaaggttagagagaAGGTgctgggggttaaggttagagagaAGGTGCTGGGGGTTGTTAGAGagaaggggttaaggttagagagaAGGTgctgggggttaaggttagagagaAGGTGCTGGGGGTTAAGGTCAGAGAGAAGGTGCTGGGGGTTAAGGTCAGAGAGAAGGTGCTGGGGGTTAAGGTCAGAGAGAAGGTGCTGGGGGTTAAGGTCAGAGAGAAGGTgctgggggttaaggttagagagaAGGTgctgggggttaaggttagagagaAGGTgctgggggttaaggttagagagaAGGTgctgggggttaaggttagagagaAGGTGCTGGGGGTTAAGGTTGGAGAGAAGGTgctgggggttaaggttagagagaAGGTgctgggggttaaggttagagagaAGGTGCTgcggggttaaggttagagagaAGGTGCTTGGGGGTTAAAGTGAAGGGGGAAGGTGCTGGGGGTTAAGGTCAGAGAGAAGGTGCTGGGCGGTTAAGGTCAGAGAGAAGGTGCTGGGGGTTAAGTTAGCGTAGTGTGAAAGCCaaaagaagaggagtggaggatgAGGGAATGAAGGACAAATGGACATGAGTTGAATAGACGCAAATAAAGAATAGAATGATATTATACTATTATCATTGATCACAACTCTAAAACACAAATCAACAGTATGTAGAATTTGAATTACACACTGACTTCAGAAAAACAGTGGTCTGGtcaatattacaatattacaacaaTTGCAAATGCATAaatgaagagtttcattccaaaacgctgtatatccattttcagaaatgttggtctTTTAATGTAATTACAaattatgaaagagattggtATGTTTTTTCACTCTCTAATCATGGTATGGGTTTGTtcaatgtatttgtttaaaatctatcactggatggtttcatttcagagacaaAACGCTATATAGCCGCCTCTTTGAGAAATAAGTAGTACTACTATGTTttacagtcaaatgtaacaaaaaaactgctagcagatacccttccagtcattgtgctaacgctagttagcattggctcacgagACTACCTCTATCTTCCTTCACACTGgatacagagacatacaaatggaaagcagtaatattttacacacacatgaaggtacccataaCCAATCATTTCTTATTAAAAAATGGTGGATATAGCATTTTGGAAGTAAACTCTTCAAATCTATCCCTGAGTGA from Oncorhynchus tshawytscha isolate Ot180627B unplaced genomic scaffold, Otsh_v2.0 Un_contig_7123_pilon_pilon, whole genome shotgun sequence encodes:
- the LOC112242171 gene encoding uncharacterized protein LOC112242171 — its product is MKKKKTKVVLSQDNQRSRKNIYSLVLNPGAVKHSMGWKLFYCVFTLMIGLLECPSIGNGIIIKTVNLKHSVTLPCNATCDSGIVWKIVDGQVVAKTDQGKLIEGKRFEKRVEINKDLSLTISSAVYNDKGSYECVCDNRNVADVKLDVLVPTEISAHVGDNVTLHCYGSTNKQATDGEIYVQWEKEGQTVLKIDPTNTTFGPGFNDRTSVTRDGYGEGDLSLTFTGVRSSDQGTYLCFFNRDSKPGYPHGVTLTVKEKQLEPAMTNSERSRVPVIGIIILLIICVLGLMAIHKRNRRQPTVGFTVTGKEDNMMIDIASPAHLSIEDLPVPVQDSQPLPEVQRIQSCCDDHLDETTCPEGMDERTEEEEELHLPVAESGTLLEQEKSSTGS